A portion of the Acidobacteriota bacterium genome contains these proteins:
- a CDS encoding DUF4920 domain-containing protein, whose product MRRLTITAVAVLVCAAGLTAAGAAQAKKFGTALTLTEVTKVSDIYASPDKFNGKRVLVQGPIVDVCAEMGCWLAIGSDKEFQTIRFKVEDGVIVFPMSVKGMTAKVEGVLAVSLLSEADQIKQGEEMAREKKTTFDPKTVKGPKTSIQIKGEGAEVK is encoded by the coding sequence ATGCGTCGATTGACAATCACGGCCGTGGCTGTTCTGGTGTGCGCTGCGGGCCTCACAGCCGCTGGGGCCGCCCAGGCCAAGAAATTCGGGACCGCCCTCACCCTGACCGAAGTCACCAAGGTCTCCGACATCTACGCGTCGCCCGACAAGTTCAACGGCAAGCGCGTGCTCGTGCAGGGGCCCATCGTTGACGTGTGCGCGGAGATGGGATGCTGGCTCGCGATCGGCAGCGACAAGGAATTTCAGACCATCCGCTTCAAGGTGGAAGACGGCGTGATCGTGTTCCCGATGTCGGTCAAGGGCATGACCGCGAAGGTCGAGGGTGTCCTGGCGGTGTCCCTGCTGAGCGAAGCGGACCAGATCAAACAGGGCGAGGAAATGGCCCGCGAAAAGAAGACGACCTTTGACCCGAAAACCGTCAAGGGCCCGAAAACCAGCATCCAGATCAAGGGTGAAGGCGCAGAAGTTAAGTAA
- a CDS encoding PepSY-associated TM helix domain-containing protein: MKWRRLNNVLHRDVGYLAVGLTLVFGVSGLALNHRADWNPSYRQQKTAKQIAPLTATDRDGQVREALSQLGVTGEPRNAFRPDPQTLQIFFENTTYAIDIPTGKVIVDAVRPRPVLFELNQMHLNAGKGVWTFIADVYAVALIFMAVTGVFVLRGKTGITGRGAWLVTLGVLVPVVYWVWAML; encoded by the coding sequence GTGAAGTGGCGGCGGCTTAATAACGTCCTGCATCGGGACGTCGGCTATTTGGCGGTGGGACTGACGCTCGTGTTTGGCGTGTCAGGACTGGCCCTCAATCATCGCGCCGACTGGAACCCGTCGTATCGGCAGCAGAAGACCGCAAAGCAAATCGCGCCCCTCACGGCCACCGATCGCGACGGACAGGTCCGGGAGGCACTCAGCCAGTTGGGCGTCACAGGTGAGCCCAGGAATGCCTTCCGGCCTGATCCGCAGACCCTCCAGATTTTTTTCGAGAACACCACCTACGCGATCGACATTCCTACCGGCAAGGTGATCGTGGACGCCGTGCGGCCCCGCCCGGTGCTCTTCGAACTGAACCAGATGCACCTCAACGCCGGCAAGGGCGTCTGGACATTCATCGCCGACGTGTATGCGGTGGCCCTGATCTTCATGGCCGTGACCGGTGTCTTTGTCCTGCGAGGGAAGACCGGCATCACCGGCCGCGGCGCGTGGCTTGTGACACTCGGTGTGCTCGTGCCCGTCGTGTACTGGGTCTGGGCGATGCTGTGA
- a CDS encoding DUF2891 domain-containing protein codes for MRFIASIAFVSGAFAVSPVFSQAPAATLDAAAAGRFAALALECVQKEYPNKIAHVLNSPDDVKAPHELTPAFYGCYDWHSSVHGHWLLARLARTFPDAPFAAGAVAALQVNITPARITGEVAYLKGTGRESFERPYGLAWLLQLAAELREWQSPEAAQLASALRPLEAAVIERLNAWLPKLAYPIREGEHPQTAFSFGLMLDYARAHDPALASLVAGKVREFHLNDRDCPITYEPSGQDFLSPCIAEADLMRRVLAPQEFARWLTAFLPRIPSSESGAWLSVGVVTDKTDGKLAHLDGLNLSRAWMLEGIAAGLPTGDGRRRALLAAARTHASSGLAAVTGEHYAGGHWLGSFAAYLTTRRGLGK; via the coding sequence GTGAGATTCATCGCCTCGATTGCCTTTGTGTCTGGCGCCTTCGCCGTGTCGCCCGTGTTCAGCCAGGCGCCCGCCGCCACCCTTGACGCTGCGGCTGCCGGCCGCTTCGCGGCCCTGGCGCTCGAGTGCGTGCAGAAGGAGTATCCCAACAAAATCGCGCACGTCCTCAATTCGCCGGACGATGTGAAGGCGCCGCACGAATTGACGCCGGCCTTTTACGGTTGCTACGACTGGCATTCATCGGTGCACGGGCATTGGCTGCTCGCGCGCCTGGCCCGGACCTTCCCTGACGCGCCGTTTGCTGCCGGTGCAGTGGCGGCACTTCAGGTCAACATCACACCGGCCAGGATTACAGGCGAGGTGGCCTATCTGAAGGGCACCGGGCGAGAGTCCTTCGAGCGGCCCTATGGCCTCGCATGGCTATTGCAGCTGGCGGCCGAGCTGCGTGAGTGGCAGTCGCCGGAAGCCGCGCAGCTCGCGTCCGCGCTGCGTCCACTTGAGGCGGCGGTGATTGAACGCCTGAACGCCTGGTTGCCCAAGCTCGCGTATCCCATTCGAGAAGGTGAACACCCGCAGACGGCATTCTCGTTCGGGCTGATGCTGGACTACGCACGCGCCCACGATCCCGCGCTGGCCAGCCTCGTTGCGGGGAAGGTGCGCGAGTTTCACCTGAACGACCGCGACTGCCCGATCACCTACGAGCCGTCGGGACAGGACTTTCTGTCGCCGTGCATCGCAGAGGCCGACTTGATGCGGCGTGTGCTGGCACCGCAGGAATTCGCCCGCTGGCTGACGGCGTTTCTTCCACGCATCCCGTCTTCAGAGTCGGGTGCATGGCTCTCTGTGGGCGTGGTGACCGACAAGACCGACGGCAAACTGGCGCACCTTGATGGTCTGAATCTCAGTCGCGCGTGGATGCTTGAGGGTATTGCGGCAGGGCTGCCCACCGGAGACGGGCGCCGCCGCGCACTGCTGGCCGCTGCCAGGACGCACGCATCAAGCGGACTTGCGGCGGTCACCGGCGAACACTACGCCGGCGGACATTGGCTCGGCAGCTTCGCCGCCTATCTCACGACTCGACGGGGGCTCGGGAAGTAG
- a CDS encoding ABC transporter ATP-binding protein, with amino-acid sequence MPQDTPVIAINNLVRRYGRTDAVNGLSLRVEPGRCYGFFGRNGAGKTTTIKCLLNLLQPTSGTVSVFGLDPATNEVAVKSRIAYVPDQVGFYPWMTVRNTLDYVASFRPQWNRDTESALLDRFRLPVSQKTSHLSKGQRTQLALITAICPDPELLVLDEPTSGLDPIVRREFIQTVIGAYQEGAPGRRTVFVSTHLISEFEGLIDEFTIIDNGREVLTLDADTARERYQKIYVRFAVPPTTLDLGGARVLRRQGREVEMVVNGNSADVIARLRAGSPEAIETESLSLEEIFVTTLQSAGATV; translated from the coding sequence ATGCCACAGGACACTCCGGTCATCGCCATCAACAACCTGGTGCGCCGCTACGGACGCACCGACGCCGTCAACGGCCTCAGCCTCCGCGTGGAGCCGGGCCGCTGCTACGGCTTCTTCGGCAGGAATGGCGCCGGCAAGACGACGACGATCAAATGCTTGCTGAACCTGCTGCAGCCCACGAGCGGCACAGTCTCAGTGTTTGGGCTGGACCCAGCGACAAATGAAGTGGCGGTCAAGTCGCGCATCGCCTATGTGCCCGATCAGGTCGGCTTCTATCCGTGGATGACCGTGCGCAACACGCTCGACTACGTGGCCTCCTTCCGCCCGCAGTGGAATCGCGACACGGAAAGTGCGCTGCTGGATCGGTTCCGGCTGCCCGTGTCGCAGAAGACCAGCCACCTGTCCAAGGGGCAGCGCACGCAACTTGCCCTCATCACCGCCATCTGCCCCGATCCTGAACTGCTCGTGCTGGATGAACCCACATCGGGCCTCGATCCCATCGTCCGCCGCGAGTTCATCCAGACCGTGATCGGCGCGTATCAGGAAGGCGCGCCGGGACGCAGAACGGTGTTCGTCTCCACGCACCTCATTTCGGAGTTCGAAGGCCTGATCGACGAGTTCACGATCATCGACAACGGGCGCGAGGTGCTGACGCTCGACGCCGACACGGCACGAGAGCGGTATCAGAAGATCTACGTGCGGTTTGCCGTGCCCCCAACCACCCTGGATCTCGGCGGTGCCCGCGTGCTGCGGCGGCAGGGTCGTGAGGTTGAAATGGTGGTCAACGGCAACTCCGCCGATGTGATCGCACGCCTGAGGGCGGGTTCGCCTGAAGCCATCGAAACGGAGTCGCTCTCGCTCGAAGAGATCTTCGTCACGACACTGCAATCTGCGGGGGCCACGGTGTGA
- a CDS encoding efflux RND transporter permease subunit, whose amino-acid sequence MKSLAAICIKRPVFASMLVLCLVVVGAATYGSLGVDRFPAVDLPQVFVRTTLPGASPEEIEVLVSQPLEEAVNRVEGLDELRSVSGPGSSIVIATFKLERDIDTATQDVRDRVASVVAQLPRDARAPVVAKSDNDSSPVISIALSADRPLRELTELADKVLRPFLERADGVGGVEIVGGLERAINVWVDAGRLAAYQLPITAVRDTLARQNADLPGGNVTGTTREQTLRTMGRVVDPRDFDNLVIASRQGAPIRIRDIGYAEDGTKEQRSIARLDGVPTVTLEVRRQSGANTVAVIDSVKTNLNTARPQLPADVKVEIIRDQSLYIHAALSEINVHLLMGSILACLVVFLFMRDWRATLIAGIAIPASVISTFGMMAALGFTLNSVTMLALVLMVGIVIDDAIVVLENIFRFVEEKGMGSFEAARAATAEIALPVLATTLSLVVIFVPVSFMSSIAGRFLYQFGITAAVAILVSLLVSFTLTPMMSARLFRNRRPGHGTSRDGFYAVIDRFYTRVLNWAMHHRLVLAGAALLVIVSVVPIYGRVLQEFVPTGVDEGEFEVGITAPEGTSLGAMNEAMLAVESEVRSLPHVRVVLATAGGGFLGGVNQGQLYVKLAAHHERAFNWMRLLKGIVSLDPAAAFRGNASQGEVMRSVRGRLRKFTDLRSSVRNVQSINLGGGRTELDLAVRGPELQPLADYTEKLRDMSEALGIVDADTTLKLNKPELQVRIDRARAADLQVETQDIATALRVMVGGDAEVTRFRDAKVNDDYDVQLRLAERDRNDPQTLGHLLVPGRSGDLVRLDNLVQIVEAESPSRIDRSNRQRQANLRAGVAPGFAQADRMEALRQAAIGLGMPAAYSVAVAGRARELERTFTEFLWAFMLSVIFMYMILAAQFESVVHPFTILLSLPVAVPFALLSLWMTGQTLNLYSALGLLVLFGVVKKNAILQIDHMNNLRAQGLERFDAIMRANRDRLRPILMTTLALVGGMLPLALGNGPGAEERRSIAVVVIGGQTLSLLLTLLVTPVAYSLIDDLRSRVRVRATSRAPVES is encoded by the coding sequence GTGAAGTCTCTCGCCGCGATCTGCATCAAGCGCCCCGTCTTCGCCTCGATGCTGGTGTTGTGCCTCGTGGTGGTGGGCGCCGCCACGTACGGCTCGCTCGGCGTCGATCGCTTCCCGGCCGTGGACCTGCCGCAGGTCTTCGTGCGCACGACGCTGCCGGGCGCGTCGCCTGAAGAGATTGAGGTCCTGGTCTCTCAGCCCCTGGAAGAAGCCGTCAACCGGGTCGAAGGCCTGGACGAACTGCGGTCGGTGTCGGGCCCTGGTTCTTCCATCGTCATCGCCACGTTCAAGCTGGAGCGCGACATCGACACGGCCACCCAGGACGTGCGCGATCGCGTGGCGTCTGTCGTGGCGCAGCTGCCGCGCGACGCGCGCGCACCGGTCGTCGCCAAGTCAGACAACGACTCCTCGCCGGTGATCAGCATCGCGCTCTCGGCCGACCGTCCGTTGCGCGAGCTCACGGAACTGGCCGACAAGGTGCTCCGCCCATTCCTTGAGCGCGCCGACGGCGTCGGCGGCGTCGAGATCGTCGGCGGACTCGAACGCGCGATCAATGTGTGGGTGGACGCCGGCCGCCTGGCGGCGTACCAGCTGCCGATCACGGCCGTACGCGACACGCTCGCGCGCCAGAATGCGGACCTGCCGGGCGGCAACGTCACCGGCACCACGCGGGAACAGACGCTGCGCACCATGGGACGCGTGGTGGATCCGCGCGACTTCGACAATCTCGTCATCGCCAGCCGCCAGGGCGCCCCGATCCGCATCCGGGACATCGGCTATGCCGAGGACGGCACCAAGGAGCAGCGGTCAATCGCGCGGCTCGACGGTGTGCCAACCGTCACGCTTGAAGTCCGGCGCCAGTCGGGCGCCAATACCGTGGCGGTCATCGACAGCGTGAAGACCAACCTCAACACCGCCCGCCCGCAGTTGCCGGCGGATGTGAAGGTCGAGATCATTCGCGACCAGTCCCTGTACATTCACGCTGCGCTGAGCGAGATCAATGTCCACCTGCTGATGGGCAGCATCCTTGCGTGCCTGGTGGTGTTTCTGTTCATGCGCGACTGGCGCGCCACGCTCATCGCCGGCATTGCCATTCCCGCGTCGGTGATTTCGACGTTTGGCATGATGGCCGCACTCGGCTTCACGCTCAACAGCGTCACCATGCTTGCCCTGGTGCTCATGGTCGGCATCGTCATTGACGACGCCATTGTGGTGCTCGAGAACATCTTCAGGTTTGTCGAAGAGAAGGGCATGGGGTCGTTCGAGGCGGCTCGGGCAGCCACGGCGGAAATTGCCCTGCCGGTGCTGGCCACCACACTCAGCCTGGTGGTCATTTTCGTGCCGGTCTCGTTCATGTCGAGCATCGCCGGGCGTTTCCTGTACCAGTTCGGCATTACCGCGGCCGTGGCCATCCTGGTGAGCCTGCTGGTGTCGTTCACCCTGACGCCGATGATGAGCGCCAGGCTGTTTCGCAACCGGCGCCCTGGGCATGGCACGTCACGCGATGGGTTTTATGCCGTGATCGACCGGTTCTACACACGCGTACTCAATTGGGCGATGCATCACCGGCTGGTGCTCGCAGGCGCCGCGCTGCTCGTGATTGTCAGCGTCGTCCCGATCTACGGCCGTGTGCTGCAGGAGTTTGTGCCGACCGGCGTGGACGAGGGCGAGTTTGAGGTGGGCATTACGGCGCCGGAAGGCACCAGCCTCGGCGCGATGAACGAAGCCATGCTGGCCGTTGAAAGCGAAGTGCGATCCCTGCCCCACGTGCGCGTCGTCCTGGCCACTGCCGGCGGCGGATTCCTTGGTGGAGTCAATCAGGGACAGCTGTACGTGAAGCTGGCGGCACACCACGAGCGTGCCTTCAACTGGATGCGGCTCCTGAAAGGGATTGTCAGCCTCGACCCGGCAGCGGCGTTCAGAGGGAACGCCTCGCAGGGCGAGGTCATGCGGTCGGTGCGCGGCCGGCTGCGGAAGTTCACGGACCTTCGAAGCTCCGTGCGCAACGTGCAGTCCATCAATCTGGGTGGTGGTCGCACGGAACTGGACCTGGCGGTGCGCGGACCTGAACTGCAGCCGCTGGCCGACTACACGGAAAAGTTGCGCGACATGTCGGAAGCGCTCGGGATCGTGGACGCCGACACCACGCTCAAGCTCAACAAGCCTGAGCTTCAGGTGCGAATCGACCGCGCGCGGGCGGCCGACCTCCAGGTGGAGACGCAGGACATTGCCACGGCACTTCGCGTGATGGTGGGCGGCGACGCCGAGGTCACACGATTCCGGGATGCGAAGGTGAACGACGACTACGACGTCCAGTTGCGCCTGGCCGAGCGCGACCGGAACGACCCGCAGACGCTGGGCCATCTGCTCGTGCCCGGACGCAGCGGCGACCTGGTGCGACTCGACAACCTGGTGCAGATTGTCGAAGCCGAGAGCCCGTCGCGCATCGACCGCAGCAACCGCCAGCGCCAAGCGAACCTCCGCGCGGGCGTGGCGCCGGGCTTCGCGCAGGCCGACCGGATGGAGGCTCTGCGTCAGGCGGCTATCGGCCTGGGTATGCCGGCGGCCTACAGCGTGGCAGTGGCCGGCCGGGCCCGTGAACTCGAACGTACATTCACCGAGTTTCTCTGGGCGTTCATGCTGTCGGTCATCTTCATGTACATGATCCTGGCGGCGCAGTTCGAGAGCGTGGTGCACCCGTTCACCATTTTGCTTTCGCTGCCGGTGGCGGTTCCATTTGCGCTGTTGTCGTTGTGGATGACCGGACAGACGCTGAATCTGTATTCGGCCCTTGGCCTGCTCGTGTTGTTTGGCGTGGTCAAGAAAAACGCCATCCTGCAGATCGATCACATGAACAACCTTCGCGCGCAGGGCCTTGAGCGCTTCGACGCCATCATGCGCGCCAACCGCGACCGTCTCCGGCCCATCCTGATGACGACGCTGGCGCTGGTGGGTGGCATGTTGCCGCTGGCGCTCGGCAACGGCCCGGGCGCTGAAGAACGCCGTAGCATCGCCGTGGTCGTCATCGGCGGCCAGACGCTTTCGTTGCTGCTGACGCTGCTGGTGACGCCGGTCGCCTACTCGCTCATCGATGATCTTCGCTCGCGCGTTCGGGTCCGCGCTACTTCCCGAGCCCCCGTCGAGTCGTGA
- a CDS encoding VWA domain-containing protein, producing MSRTLLFTAAALCSGLMLGAQQPSVFRAGVEYVPVDVVVTDGNDEPVTDLKADEFEIYQGGRTQTVADFRFVSIPVAERDVAAVRKQPDIQNVASNVQVSPDSRLFVLLIDDLHTLEYEIVQVKQVMTDFVRALSPADEVAVVFAGRSDLSVNFTTDPARMLRAIDNTREAFGFAIDALGRSANEDRGMNGRAMTAPGRAVAFAFKNAARALAGSGHPRRAIVYVSGGSPIDHEAANWTHVVSEDLRDAFETARRSNVPIYSLDPRGLAQPADVVRGGIGAIGGGGATSTYGVMKQIQVQQANLSVASINTGGRAFVNQSDLAGAIKAIVRENGSFYVLGYYPSPAPKDGRFHPIEVKVTRPGVRVRARPGYTSASAAGADESTADRLAAAMSSGVDMRGLMLRAHVAPLLPFDKVMRSTVTIQVTYPTINSDLPFDEVKVQIAALDADGKVRASSDRGYTFKAPRSERESATFLINGSIDLPAQPLTVRIGVSSRALGRTGTLQIPVSVPKPSDDHLQMGAAVIGLTGPPRESALGDVLVRGLVPFQPTTTRLFSPRATLRVFIPLFWRGREDNAKVTLTLRGEAFTAQREESLAASAGDKGLRLTSLDTLIPLAKFAGPVTLQIEARLPNGQTAQQSIGFDVRR from the coding sequence GTGTCCAGGACCCTGCTTTTCACCGCCGCGGCGTTGTGCTCGGGGTTGATGCTCGGCGCCCAGCAGCCGTCCGTGTTCCGTGCGGGCGTCGAATATGTCCCGGTTGACGTCGTCGTGACCGATGGCAACGACGAACCCGTCACCGACCTGAAGGCCGACGAGTTCGAGATTTACCAGGGCGGGCGCACGCAGACCGTCGCGGATTTCAGATTCGTGTCAATTCCGGTCGCCGAACGCGACGTTGCGGCGGTCAGGAAGCAGCCCGACATCCAGAACGTGGCGTCGAACGTCCAGGTGTCACCAGACAGCCGCTTATTCGTGCTGCTCATCGACGACCTGCACACACTCGAATATGAAATCGTTCAAGTCAAGCAGGTCATGACGGACTTCGTCCGCGCGTTGTCGCCCGCCGATGAGGTAGCCGTCGTGTTTGCGGGGCGATCGGATCTCAGTGTGAATTTCACGACCGATCCTGCGCGCATGCTGCGCGCGATTGACAACACGCGCGAGGCGTTTGGATTCGCGATTGACGCGCTGGGCCGTTCGGCGAATGAGGACCGAGGCATGAATGGCCGTGCGATGACGGCTCCGGGCCGTGCGGTGGCGTTTGCGTTCAAGAACGCGGCGCGAGCCCTCGCCGGCTCCGGGCATCCGCGCAGGGCCATCGTCTACGTGAGTGGCGGATCGCCGATAGATCACGAGGCGGCGAACTGGACCCACGTGGTGTCCGAGGATCTGAGGGACGCGTTTGAGACGGCACGGCGTTCGAACGTTCCTATTTATTCGCTTGATCCGCGCGGCCTCGCGCAACCGGCGGATGTGGTTCGAGGCGGCATTGGGGCCATCGGCGGCGGGGGGGCGACATCCACCTACGGCGTCATGAAGCAAATCCAGGTACAGCAGGCCAACCTGTCTGTGGCGTCAATCAATACAGGCGGACGGGCGTTTGTGAATCAGTCTGACCTCGCCGGCGCGATCAAAGCCATCGTCCGCGAGAACGGCAGCTTCTACGTGCTTGGCTACTATCCGTCGCCGGCTCCGAAGGACGGCCGCTTTCACCCGATCGAGGTCAAGGTGACACGGCCCGGCGTGCGGGTGCGCGCCCGTCCCGGCTACACGTCGGCGTCTGCTGCCGGCGCGGATGAGAGCACCGCCGACCGGCTGGCTGCGGCCATGTCGTCTGGGGTGGACATGCGCGGGTTGATGTTACGTGCGCACGTCGCTCCGCTGTTGCCCTTCGACAAAGTGATGCGCAGCACGGTGACGATTCAGGTCACGTATCCCACCATCAACAGCGACCTGCCGTTTGACGAGGTGAAGGTGCAGATCGCCGCGCTCGACGCCGACGGCAAAGTGCGGGCCTCATCGGACCGGGGCTATACGTTCAAGGCGCCCCGCAGTGAACGCGAGTCCGCCACGTTCTTGATCAACGGTTCGATCGACCTGCCCGCCCAGCCACTGACCGTGCGCATTGGTGTGTCCAGCCGTGCGCTGGGTCGAACCGGCACGCTCCAGATTCCGGTCAGCGTCCCGAAGCCGTCCGACGATCATCTGCAAATGGGCGCAGCCGTGATCGGGCTGACGGGGCCGCCCAGGGAGTCGGCGCTGGGCGATGTACTGGTGCGCGGTCTGGTGCCGTTTCAGCCCACCACCACCAGGCTCTTCAGTCCTCGTGCCACGCTTCGGGTCTTCATTCCGCTGTTCTGGCGCGGGCGCGAGGATAACGCGAAAGTCACGCTGACGCTGCGGGGCGAGGCGTTTACCGCACAGCGTGAAGAATCGCTGGCGGCGTCCGCCGGGGACAAAGGCCTACGCCTGACATCGCTCGACACCTTGATTCCGTTGGCGAAGTTTGCCGGGCCGGTGACCTTGCAGATTGAAGCCCGGTTGCCGAACGGGCAGACGGCACAACAGTCGATCGGCTTCGACGTCCGCCGGTAG
- a CDS encoding ABC transporter permease subunit — MTRALPLQLRKELRELLPWWAAIVAGMLACWVLLQELPPMLDDRHFTPDGRATVPPASMVFGLFAYAGGAIALGALSLGQEYSHGTLSGLLVQPASRARLLLTKFAVLWPMLLGLAALAMTAFASDPWFGAENSGKLLMLCALPFACGLFLAPWMTMACGGPLAGAVFGGALPSLLWVVGSYFHVPFDSLWQATMALAGLGALMTWRAFMTLRGQRWVPGRVGSFDRVARPGDHRRGARSCRSPLVGARQERVLAPAGHLCGVGRLHCGLAGGDYRTPPGPQRVHGIGPVHQREPAQRPGPRDDRRSCQRRGTPLRHSRLANIASVRRVEAMGHQIRHRRRARPGPGLGAPVPVGNDCPGTGSPRSQLSGNGRGPAQCRRSIRVVAQHERCPCVSGVLPGHRRRDDARCDGRGAAVGQGTTRSNQLAGAGPAAGPPRHAGPA, encoded by the coding sequence GTGACGAGGGCGCTGCCGCTCCAACTCCGCAAGGAACTGCGGGAACTGCTGCCGTGGTGGGCGGCGATTGTTGCGGGCATGCTCGCCTGTTGGGTGCTGCTGCAGGAACTGCCGCCGATGCTCGACGACCGCCACTTTACTCCGGACGGGCGCGCCACGGTGCCGCCCGCATCCATGGTCTTTGGTCTCTTTGCCTATGCAGGCGGTGCCATCGCGCTCGGCGCGTTGTCGCTCGGGCAGGAGTACTCGCACGGGACGTTATCCGGACTTCTGGTCCAGCCGGCCTCTCGCGCACGCCTCCTGCTGACGAAGTTTGCCGTCCTGTGGCCGATGCTGTTGGGGCTCGCCGCCCTGGCGATGACGGCATTCGCGTCGGACCCCTGGTTCGGAGCAGAGAACAGCGGAAAGCTGCTGATGTTGTGCGCACTGCCGTTCGCCTGCGGCCTCTTCCTGGCGCCGTGGATGACGATGGCGTGCGGCGGCCCGCTGGCGGGCGCGGTGTTTGGCGGCGCATTGCCCTCGCTGCTCTGGGTGGTCGGTTCGTACTTCCACGTGCCATTCGACAGCCTCTGGCAGGCCACCATGGCGTTGGCGGGCCTTGGCGCGCTGATGACGTGGCGCGCGTTCATGACGCTTCGAGGTCAGCGGTGGGTCCCAGGCCGAGTTGGATCTTTCGATCGCGTGGCTCGGCCGGGCGACCATCGACGCGGAGCGCGCTCATGCCGTTCACCCCTTGTGGGCGCTCGTCAAGAAAGAGTTCTGGCTCCAGCAGGTCACCTTTGTGGTGTCGGGCGCCTACATTGCGGTCTGGCTGGCGGTGATTACAGGACTCCGCCTGGCCCCCAACGTGTTCACGGAATCGGCCCTGTACATCAGCGTGAGCCTGCACAGCGGCCTGGTCCCCGTGATGATCGGCGCTCTTGCCAGCGCCGAGGAACGCCGCTTCGGCACAGCCGACTGGCAAACATTGCTTCCGTTCGCCGCGTGGAAGCAATGGGCCATCAAATCCGGCATCGTCGTCGCGCTCGCCCTGGCCCTGGCCTGGGTGCTCCCGTCCCTGTTGGAAATGATTGCCCCGGAACCGGGAGTCCGCGATCGCAGCTATCCGGCAATGGCCGTGGTCCTGCTCAGTGCCGCCGCTCTATACGTGTCGTCGCTCAGCACGAGCGGTGTCCGTGCGTTTCTGGCGTCCTTCCCGGTCATCGCCGGCGCGACGATGCTCGCTGCGATGGCCGCGGTGCCGCTGTTGGCCAGGGGACCACGCGCAGCAATCAGCTGGCTGGCGCAGGCCCTGCAGCCGGTCCTCCACGCCACGCTGGGCCGGCCTGA
- a CDS encoding GntR family transcriptional regulator, with protein sequence MRFELNFKSGKPVYLQVVDQVKAAVASGAAQAGDTLPSIRPLAEELRVNRNTVAKAYTELERQGVIDTAAGKGCFISAGSSPLRKDARMKLVTEDMDQAVVQAHHLQVGKTEFVRLADERYDAFEKRRTRATDAAKG encoded by the coding sequence ATGCGATTCGAACTCAACTTCAAGTCGGGCAAGCCGGTCTACCTGCAGGTGGTAGACCAGGTGAAGGCCGCGGTGGCCTCGGGCGCCGCCCAGGCCGGCGACACGTTGCCGTCCATCCGCCCCCTCGCCGAGGAACTGAGGGTCAATCGCAACACGGTGGCGAAGGCCTACACGGAGTTGGAGCGCCAGGGCGTGATCGACACCGCCGCCGGCAAGGGCTGTTTCATCAGCGCCGGCAGCTCTCCCCTGCGCAAAGACGCCCGCATGAAACTGGTCACTGAAGACATGGACCAGGCCGTTGTGCAGGCGCACCACCTGCAGGTGGGCAAGACCGAATTCGTGCGCCTGGCCGATGAACGGTACGACGCGTTTGAAAAACGGCGAACCCGCGCCACGGATGCCGCCAAAGGATGA